A stretch of the Poseidonibacter antarcticus genome encodes the following:
- the upp gene encoding uracil phosphoribosyltransferase produces the protein MYKESTNVVVKHLVNRLRDVRTTSNEFRLTIEEISRIVASEALNDFETVSQNINTWQGPLDVEMIEVQKLVLVPILRAGEPMLTGILKTLPYAKSGFLAMKRDEETSLSKLFYENIPKLEGRTVLLLDPMVATGGSLIDGIDYLKSKNPKRIICLNVLGSPFGVQKVQEAHPDVDIYIAQIDERLDENNYIRPGLGDAGDRAFNTH, from the coding sequence ATGTATAAAGAAAGTACAAATGTTGTTGTAAAACATCTTGTAAATAGATTAAGAGATGTAAGAACTACATCAAATGAATTTAGATTAACAATCGAAGAAATTTCAAGAATTGTTGCTTCTGAGGCTTTAAATGACTTTGAAACAGTAAGCCAAAATATAAATACATGGCAGGGTCCATTAGATGTAGAAATGATTGAAGTACAAAAACTTGTATTAGTTCCTATTCTAAGAGCAGGTGAGCCTATGCTTACTGGTATTTTAAAAACTTTACCATATGCAAAAAGTGGTTTTTTAGCAATGAAAAGAGATGAAGAGACATCATTAAGTAAGCTATTTTACGAAAATATTCCAAAACTAGAAGGAAGAACAGTTTTATTACTTGACCCAATGGTAGCAACGGGTGGTTCTTTAATAGATGGTATTGATTATTTAAAAAGTAAAAATCCTAAGAGAATTATTTGTCTAAATGTTTTAGGTTCACCATTTGGTGTACAAAAAGTTCAAGAAGCACATCCTGATGTTGATATTTATATTGCACAAATTGATGAAAGATTAGATGAAAACAATTATATTAGACCTGGACTTGGTGATGCAGGGGATAGAGCCTTTAATACACACTAA
- a CDS encoding ATP-binding protein, whose translation MNKLSIKIKLILLFIVIKILPLMIITYISYQGIKNLDAYMNSSTTYLYNQSKEIIQNTANESIDNSINNLNKKSQKSLERLTLEIANRVSEFLKQRDSDLLLLSKLDISDKTLNDFYNSKKKEVVSHHKYNYDENNQKWVVKNINKTNKNLPKILEDNKTAFNYNPESLVNTKIIPLYKEITFFDLKGMEINKISSINKKKLDISIKSNTYINSETYFEEINHLKKGEIYVSDVIGEYVGSNILGIFTKEKAKAANIPFIAQNSAYAGLENPNGKRFEAIVRFITPVFKNDIKIGFLSMALDHRHIMEYTDNLNPIGIYSKSQIIDASKGNYAFMWDYLGRNISHPRDYFIVGFDKKTGQRVPGWISEDINKEFLESKEKSLSKFLKTYPPFKNQSLKQKANMSQVIQKGQIPLDCRYLNFAPQCTGWMELTKNGGHGSFIIFWGGVKKLVTAAVIKYDTSKYKNSKRGFGFVSIGANVEEFHSAANRTKENIDEILKIQNNIVKDIVDDNKSEINIYINDMIKQLTFVSFIMIIIVIIVALLMSRYISSKIEKLIMGTKKFSNNEFGYRINVESEDEIGDLEKSFNDMASKINKLVNHQNKLNIHLEESVKEKTKELIKINEGLEEKISKVVRKNRQKDAQLIQNNKMASIGEMISMIIHQWKQPLNAISMINSSQELRALIGDNTKEELKKDNIAIKKQIELMSSTMEDFRNFFKNNVKNEYMVSKMIQKSINLIQNIYNYQGIFIKYKEQEGFDKALTLGYENELIQVIINILNNARDAVIMNNSDIKVIEINCKVQKDELIISILDFAGGIDEEIKNKIFDAYFTTKDKNDGTGLGLYMTKTILEKVNGTITVNNKNTLIDNISYKGVNFIIKLKKETNG comes from the coding sequence ATGAATAAATTATCTATAAAAATCAAACTAATTTTACTATTTATTGTTATTAAAATACTTCCCTTAATGATAATCACATATATATCTTATCAAGGTATAAAGAATTTAGATGCATATATGAATTCTAGTACTACTTATTTATATAATCAAAGTAAAGAAATCATACAAAATACTGCAAATGAATCAATAGATAATAGTATTAATAATTTGAATAAAAAATCACAAAAATCATTAGAAAGGTTAACTTTAGAAATAGCAAATAGAGTTTCAGAATTCTTAAAACAAAGAGATTCTGATCTTTTACTATTATCTAAATTAGATATTAGTGATAAAACACTTAATGATTTTTATAACAGTAAAAAAAAAGAAGTGGTATCTCATCATAAATATAATTATGATGAGAATAATCAAAAATGGGTAGTAAAAAATATTAATAAAACAAATAAAAATCTTCCTAAAATACTTGAAGATAATAAAACTGCTTTTAATTATAATCCTGAATCTTTAGTAAATACTAAAATTATACCACTTTATAAAGAGATAACTTTTTTTGATTTAAAGGGAATGGAAATAAATAAAATTTCTTCAATTAATAAAAAGAAATTAGATATTTCAATAAAAAGTAATACTTATATTAATTCTGAAACTTATTTTGAAGAGATAAATCATTTAAAAAAAGGTGAAATTTATGTTTCAGATGTAATTGGTGAATATGTAGGAAGTAATATCTTAGGCATATTTACAAAAGAAAAAGCTAAAGCAGCAAATATTCCATTTATTGCTCAAAACAGTGCGTATGCAGGTTTAGAAAATCCTAATGGAAAAAGATTTGAAGCTATAGTTAGATTTATTACTCCTGTTTTTAAGAATGATATAAAAATAGGTTTTTTGTCAATGGCACTAGATCATAGACATATCATGGAATATACAGATAATTTAAATCCTATAGGAATATATTCAAAGAGTCAAATAATTGATGCTAGTAAGGGGAATTATGCTTTTATGTGGGATTATTTAGGTAGAAATATTTCACATCCAAGGGATTACTTTATAGTTGGATTTGATAAAAAAACAGGACAAAGAGTTCCTGGATGGATAAGTGAAGATATTAATAAGGAGTTTTTAGAATCAAAAGAAAAAAGTTTAAGCAAGTTTCTAAAGACATACCCACCTTTTAAAAATCAGTCATTAAAACAAAAAGCAAATATGTCTCAAGTAATACAAAAAGGTCAAATTCCTTTAGATTGTAGATATCTTAATTTTGCACCACAATGTACAGGTTGGATGGAACTTACAAAAAATGGAGGACATGGATCTTTTATTATTTTTTGGGGTGGGGTAAAAAAATTAGTAACTGCTGCTGTAATTAAGTATGATACTAGCAAGTATAAAAATTCAAAAAGAGGTTTTGGTTTTGTTAGTATTGGTGCAAATGTTGAAGAATTTCATTCTGCGGCAAATAGAACAAAAGAAAATATTGATGAAATATTAAAAATACAGAATAATATTGTAAAAGATATTGTTGATGATAATAAATCTGAAATAAATATATACATAAATGATATGATAAAACAATTAACATTTGTTAGTTTTATTATGATTATAATTGTTATTATTGTAGCACTTTTGATGTCTAGATATATATCTTCAAAAATAGAAAAACTTATTATGGGTACGAAAAAATTTTCAAATAATGAATTTGGCTATAGGATTAATGTTGAATCTGAGGATGAGATTGGAGATTTAGAAAAATCATTTAATGATATGGCATCAAAAATAAATAAATTAGTTAATCATCAGAATAAATTAAATATACATTTAGAAGAAAGTGTAAAAGAAAAAACAAAAGAATTAATCAAGATTAATGAAGGATTAGAAGAAAAAATTTCAAAAGTAGTTAGAAAAAATAGACAAAAAGATGCTCAATTAATTCAAAATAATAAAATGGCATCAATTGGTGAAATGATTTCAATGATAATTCATCAATGGAAACAACCTTTAAATGCAATAAGTATGATTAATTCATCACAAGAATTACGTGCTTTAATAGGTGATAATACGAAGGAAGAGCTTAAAAAAGATAATATTGCAATTAAAAAGCAAATAGAATTAATGTCTTCAACTATGGAAGATTTTAGAAATTTCTTTAAGAATAATGTTAAAAATGAATATATGGTTTCAAAAATGATTCAAAAATCTATTAATTTAATACAAAATATTTATAATTACCAAGGAATATTTATTAAATATAAAGAACAAGAGGGGTTTGACAAAGCTTTAACTCTTGGATATGAAAATGAATTAATTCAGGTGATTATTAATATTTTAAATAATGCAAGAGATGCTGTAATAATGAATAACAGTGATATAAAAGTAATTGAAATAAATTGTAAAGTGCAAAAAGATGAATTAATAATTAGTATTCTTGATTTTGCAGGTGGAATTGATGAAGAAATTAAAAATAAAATTTTTGATGCATATTTTACTACAAAAGATAAAAATGATGGTACAGGGTTAGGTTTATATATGACTAAAACTATTCTTGAAAAAGTTAATGGTACAATTACAGTAAATAATAAAAATACACTTATTGATAATATTTCATATAAGGGTGTAAATTTTATAATTAAATTAAAAAAGGAAACAAATGGCTAA
- a CDS encoding uracil-xanthine permease family protein, with the protein MKPTDYNFRAKDSILGLQFLFVAFGALVLVPILTGLDPSVALFTAGIGTLVFQFVNRGAIPPIFLASSFAFIAPISYGVQTWGIAATMSGLVAAGLLYVVLSTLIRIKGDNFIHKLLPAVVVGPVIMSIGLILSPVAVNMAMGKTGDGSLVLVPFEVAIVVSMISLFVTVFFSLLGKGMFKLIPILAGIIIGYIVALIYGIVDFTAVSKAAWFSIPNFTTPEFNWQAIIFILPIAIAPAIEHIGDMLAISNVTKEDYLKKPGLKNTLLGDGLATSVAALFGGPPNTTYSEVTGAVTITKAYNPAIMTWSAIFAIALAFIGKIGGALSTIPTPIMGGIMLLLFGIIATLGISTLIKANTDFTCPRNMIIVSMILVFSIGGMTFNFGGVPFSGIGLGAIIGIFLNLVLPQAAK; encoded by the coding sequence ATGAAACCCACAGATTACAATTTTAGAGCTAAAGATTCTATATTAGGCTTACAATTTTTATTTGTAGCTTTTGGTGCACTTGTTCTTGTGCCTATTTTAACAGGATTAGATCCAAGTGTTGCATTATTTACAGCAGGAATTGGAACATTAGTTTTTCAATTTGTTAATAGAGGTGCAATACCTCCTATATTTTTAGCATCATCTTTTGCTTTTATTGCACCAATTTCTTATGGTGTGCAAACTTGGGGAATTGCAGCAACAATGTCTGGACTTGTTGCCGCTGGTTTACTTTATGTAGTACTTAGTACACTAATTAGAATAAAAGGTGATAATTTTATACATAAGTTATTACCAGCTGTTGTAGTAGGTCCTGTTATTATGTCTATTGGTTTAATTCTTTCACCCGTTGCTGTAAATATGGCAATGGGTAAAACTGGTGATGGTTCACTTGTTTTAGTGCCTTTTGAAGTGGCAATTGTTGTTTCAATGATTTCTTTATTTGTAACTGTATTTTTCTCTTTATTAGGAAAAGGAATGTTTAAACTAATTCCAATTTTAGCTGGTATTATTATTGGATATATTGTTGCTTTAATATATGGAATTGTTGATTTTACTGCAGTTTCAAAAGCAGCTTGGTTTTCTATTCCAAATTTTACAACACCAGAATTTAATTGGCAAGCTATAATTTTTATTTTACCAATTGCAATTGCTCCGGCAATTGAACATATTGGTGATATGTTAGCAATTTCAAATGTAACAAAAGAAGATTATCTTAAAAAGCCAGGTTTAAAAAACACATTACTAGGTGATGGATTAGCAACATCTGTTGCAGCTTTATTTGGTGGTCCTCCTAATACTACATATTCAGAAGTTACTGGCGCTGTTACTATTACAAAAGCATATAATCCCGCAATTATGACATGGTCAGCTATTTTTGCTATTGCCTTAGCATTTATTGGAAAAATAGGTGGAGCATTATCCACAATCCCAACACCTATTATGGGTGGAATTATGTTGCTATTATTTGGAATTATTGCAACATTAGGTATCTCTACGCTTATAAAAGCTAATACAGATTTTACTTGTCCTAGAAATATGATAATTGTTTCTATGATTTTAGTATTTTCTATTGGTGGAATGACATTTAATTTTGGTGGTGTGCCATTTTCTGGAATTGGTTTAGGTGCAATTATAGGAATCTTTTTAAACTTAGTTTTACCACAAGCTGCGAAATAA
- a CDS encoding DUF423 domain-containing protein produces the protein MTLSNNSKKFLAIASFMMALSIALGAFGAHGLKSIVTESMLKIYNTGIQYQFYNTIGLFLVAFLINFKADSKILVRSAWLILIGMIIFSFSLYALVVFSLPILGAITPIGGTLLIIAWLMVTYSIIRN, from the coding sequence ATGACACTTAGTAATAATAGTAAAAAATTTTTAGCAATTGCATCATTTATGATGGCTCTTTCAATTGCTCTTGGTGCATTTGGTGCACATGGTTTAAAATCAATAGTAACAGAATCAATGTTGAAAATATATAATACTGGAATACAGTATCAATTTTATAATACTATTGGTCTTTTTCTTGTAGCTTTTTTAATAAACTTTAAAGCTGATTCAAAAATTTTAGTAAGAAGTGCATGGCTTATTCTTATTGGAATGATTATTTTCTCTTTCTCATTATATGCTTTAGTTGTTTTTTCATTACCTATTTTAGGTGCAATTACTCCAATTGGAGGAACTTTATTAATTATTGCTTGGCTAATGGTTACTTATTCTATTATAAGGAATTAG
- a CDS encoding GDP-L-fucose synthase, translating into MKTFTILGAGWLGFALGCELEKTYKIKVSMRDNKKEEIFLKEGFLPFLLNEEDFTFLDDLLETDYLFINFPPSKFKDYSKFLEKIYSHKKINNIEKIIFVSSTSIYPNENDIFNEDSKISNEKSPKVYDSEMLIKDKTDVIFRCSGLMGYNRIAGKRSSSKIVNDKDIKINYIHRDDVINATAFVIENNINGIFNLCVKEHPTKEKIYLHNAKKFNFKESIFKDEKALNNRIIDGSKIESLGFEYKYPNPFEF; encoded by the coding sequence ATGAAAACATTTACAATATTAGGAGCAGGGTGGCTTGGCTTTGCTCTTGGATGTGAGTTAGAAAAAACTTATAAAATAAAAGTATCAATGAGAGATAATAAAAAAGAAGAAATATTTCTAAAAGAGGGGTTTCTTCCTTTTTTATTAAATGAAGAAGATTTTACTTTTTTAGATGATTTACTTGAGACTGATTATCTTTTTATTAATTTTCCACCTTCTAAATTTAAAGATTATTCAAAATTTTTAGAAAAGATTTATTCACATAAAAAAATTAATAATATAGAAAAAATTATATTTGTTAGTTCCACTTCGATTTATCCAAATGAAAATGATATTTTTAATGAAGATTCTAAAATATCAAATGAAAAATCACCAAAAGTTTATGATTCTGAAATGTTAATAAAAGATAAAACAGATGTAATATTTAGATGTTCTGGTCTTATGGGATACAATAGAATTGCAGGAAAACGTTCTTCTTCAAAAATTGTAAATGATAAAGATATAAAAATAAATTATATTCATAGAGATGATGTTATAAATGCTACAGCTTTTGTAATTGAAAATAATATAAATGGAATATTTAATCTATGTGTAAAAGAGCATCCTACAAAAGAAAAAATTTATTTACATAATGCGAAAAAATTTAATTTTAAAGAATCAATATTCAAAGATGAAAAAGCTTTAAACAATAGAATAATAGATGGAAGTAAAATTGAGAGTCTTGGATTTGAATATAAATATCCAAACCCTTTTGAGTTTTAG
- a CDS encoding ion transporter — protein sequence MTTMQRIEEVRDSRWFSNLTTFIIIGYASILGFKTLDQVETNYNLFLTFADYFVTVYFVFELAIKMVAEKKFLNFFKSGWNIFDFTIVVITLLPLESSSFAAIARLMRVFRILRLFTARPELKAIIDMLIKAIPSIIDIVILMFIIFYIYAIIGSFFFVDLPSGLWENFLISMLTLFRVLTFEDWTDVMYEAMEVYPWAWVYFISFVIIAAFVFFNLFVAVIIGEMQKLQEEDMKDEMHEDSLKLDLLLEEIKSLRTEVKELKEKDK from the coding sequence ATGACTACAATGCAAAGAATTGAAGAAGTTAGAGATTCTAGATGGTTTTCTAATTTAACTACATTTATAATTATTGGATATGCAAGTATTTTAGGATTTAAGACATTAGATCAAGTTGAGACAAATTATAATTTATTTCTTACATTTGCTGATTATTTTGTAACAGTATATTTTGTATTTGAATTAGCAATTAAAATGGTTGCAGAAAAAAAGTTTTTAAACTTTTTTAAATCTGGATGGAATATTTTTGATTTTACTATTGTTGTAATTACTCTTTTACCTTTAGAATCATCAAGTTTTGCAGCAATTGCACGACTTATGAGAGTATTTAGAATTTTACGATTATTTACAGCACGACCTGAGTTAAAAGCAATTATAGATATGCTTATTAAAGCTATTCCTTCAATTATTGATATAGTTATACTTATGTTTATAATCTTTTATATATATGCAATTATTGGTAGTTTTTTCTTTGTAGATTTACCATCTGGTTTATGGGAAAACTTCTTAATCTCAATGTTAACACTATTTAGAGTTTTAACTTTTGAAGATTGGACAGATGTAATGTATGAAGCTATGGAAGTTTATCCATGGGCTTGGGTATATTTTATTTCATTTGTAATTATTGCTGCATTTGTATTTTTCAATTTATTTGTTGCAGTTATTATTGGAGAAATGCAAAAACTTCAAGAAGAAGATATGAAAGATGAAATGCATGAAGATAGTTTAAAGTTAGATCTTTTACTTGAAGAAATAAAATCACTAAGAACTGAAGTTAAAGAGTTAAAAGAAAAAGATAAATGA